The following proteins come from a genomic window of Gynuella sunshinyii YC6258:
- a CDS encoding beta-ketoacyl synthase N-terminal-like domain-containing protein has product MEKIAILGIGCLFPGNTDKDAFWQSLLENQTLTGTDKYADRVIERGQLKPYQGDFDDCNIDQEEINALGEIYKWSLAVARDALKDCGYLNNHEVLQKTGMVMGTLSMPVKEDADMIADFISASSRIQMEGLVENSCIPLQLNNKSGVIDPVPGFSDSDPPSVTAKALGLGGPVFSFNAACATPLYSFKLASYYLQNRLADVMIAGSHCYNELVIGNCGLFDLLGVLCDDGESRPLDKSSKGLIAGSGAGAFVLKRLDDAIRDNDPILAVVESIGWSNDGGTKAILAPSREGQTWAFQDAYRDGVANDIDYIECHATGTRAGDLEELESIAAFFASDTPLIGATKGTTGHFFTGSANASITKVILAMQHGIIPATLRIDDPVIPGNGTLSAHHYVRSNTPWPTKDRAKRAGINAFGFGGINAHLVLREFIPEEHIHHTSHEPPEHQRLAITGLGLRIGPIASTKEFFYSLAAGRPAFTKVDEKRWRSLEKDSDFLQQIDFTELPKGAYVNDFDFDFLKFKLPPKDNPYLIRRDLLLLDVAAQALETAQIDVGQEPRTAVIVNCAHDFSDCHFMGVEENRADLLHALDQGTPPLTEAQKKELLQVLREIELDRETPNTVPGIIPNIRANRISSHWKFQGPSFIVIDRENGFTRALELARFLLSEKSMDAVVIGSVDFAGELEHLYVQKAKGNLPRMLTTGIGEGATAVVLRRPEDAIKRGDKIYAFIDGMATTSGSRLSDNHSAEQATEECLQQAISEAGICKGEIGYLEAPLHYSLEVAKQVEQHYATRHPELISPTDFETGSLDQITGYTFTLSMPLALIKNALQLFYRVKFPADSTTTLRPWMPGGQKRVAAMSAFRDDGNMSHLLLSEAPVTTSSCQNRQGNFNRYLLTVTGTDEQTITNGLMQLHQQLSDTKTIPAYGEPERQRLTREMALKNTVIAVLCGNSYQQFISEIEQLKARLPVIFQTRQDWQSKAGSYFSPTPFGAEVKSAWMSPPGRMINHQFSCDLLYHFPFLRKISEATAELLDTESGDKTQFTRSVLNSSFRDYFFEFELSKMTVSVLKSMSLKPDLVIGASVGELVLPNALDGFVVDSPKSSILIDELPFLSQLDSYTHMLKQSSSLERYFHEPITKWESWYVKAPLEQVQAQVDQHRKVFISIIGSPNDVIIAGESAGCQQVIETIDGFALPLDEDAFVHTPVAEQFRDQILAMESDSNIKVNPDNGFNIYNSFDGQPLGPEPADFQHYFANILTRRVDFRQVTENAYQNGARIFINVGTNELCARWANETLKDKNALVLSFTVNNEPLEQSLFKMAAALISHKQPINFGEFFADTPVTHQATLIRRITTGLPPYGKAFWSPENRQRILNAGASLSSATSSSAPLPSPVESQPVREKPRTGNPIPPVSRPTKSQPSPEVVLESSLPTLGNSNALTRFISTALRQNAEASLLYQQSEANLLAAFKQALLHEPSAAPASETPQFYLWNYEQIVEMTDGRMSNVLGPLYEPVDAYPVRARMPSPPFLFVTRVLNTNVEFGRYQPCQIEFEFDLNHDNLFRIGDEIASIVFTESGQIGIFLVGLIGIDITSNGKLRYRVADTLTTFIDHPPRIGETMRGVYKITSFARNGDTTLLFSDFDCYHENRLFLSVKSVGGFFTKEDIENSKGIASPRQHSPGTRPKHAALPCHNCEKSAFTTEDMTHFYTGDLVRCFGNTYFSIPAFSQALPDPATWMLDRILSSRFEGGQYDLGEIIAEKDLSTDHWAFDAHFKNDSVFPGSMMILGINQLFLFLAIHSGLYPKYQHRKLRTVYHQEVKTSFRGQIKRMPSTIKYHMHIKDIKDNDGFTLTVDTDIICNGKIILRAENYTLTTGQRE; this is encoded by the coding sequence ATGGAAAAGATTGCGATACTGGGCATTGGCTGCCTGTTTCCGGGAAATACGGACAAGGATGCATTCTGGCAAAGCCTGCTTGAAAACCAGACCTTAACCGGCACCGACAAATATGCCGACCGGGTCATCGAACGGGGTCAGCTCAAGCCTTACCAGGGTGATTTTGATGACTGTAATATCGATCAGGAAGAAATAAATGCACTGGGGGAAATATACAAATGGAGTCTCGCAGTCGCCCGTGATGCTCTGAAAGATTGTGGTTATCTGAATAACCATGAAGTACTGCAGAAAACCGGAATGGTGATGGGCACACTGAGCATGCCGGTGAAAGAAGATGCCGATATGATTGCAGATTTTATATCTGCCAGTAGCCGCATCCAGATGGAAGGTCTGGTTGAAAATAGCTGCATACCATTACAGCTGAACAACAAATCCGGCGTCATCGATCCGGTTCCCGGTTTCTCTGACAGCGACCCTCCGAGTGTCACCGCCAAAGCACTTGGACTTGGCGGCCCGGTGTTTTCCTTTAACGCCGCCTGCGCCACCCCCTTGTACAGTTTTAAACTGGCATCCTATTACCTGCAGAATCGACTTGCCGATGTCATGATTGCCGGTTCCCATTGTTATAACGAGCTGGTCATTGGCAATTGCGGTTTATTCGATCTGCTCGGGGTCTTGTGTGATGACGGTGAAAGTCGCCCGCTGGATAAATCATCGAAAGGATTGATTGCCGGCTCCGGGGCAGGAGCCTTTGTATTAAAACGGCTGGATGATGCGATCCGCGATAATGACCCAATTCTGGCAGTCGTCGAGTCTATCGGCTGGTCAAATGACGGCGGTACCAAGGCCATTCTTGCGCCCTCCAGAGAAGGACAGACCTGGGCCTTTCAGGACGCCTATCGTGACGGCGTTGCGAATGACATAGACTATATCGAGTGCCACGCAACCGGAACACGTGCCGGGGATCTGGAAGAGCTGGAATCCATCGCCGCATTTTTCGCCAGTGATACGCCCCTGATCGGTGCCACCAAAGGCACCACCGGCCACTTCTTCACCGGTTCCGCCAATGCCTCCATCACCAAAGTCATTCTGGCCATGCAACACGGAATCATTCCGGCCACCTTGCGCATCGATGATCCGGTTATTCCCGGCAATGGAACCTTGAGCGCTCACCATTATGTGCGCAGCAATACTCCCTGGCCAACAAAAGACCGGGCTAAAAGAGCCGGAATCAATGCCTTCGGTTTTGGTGGCATTAATGCCCATCTGGTATTACGGGAATTTATTCCTGAAGAGCACATTCACCACACCAGCCATGAACCGCCCGAACACCAGCGGCTGGCCATTACCGGTTTGGGCCTCAGGATCGGACCGATAGCATCAACCAAAGAATTTTTCTATTCTCTGGCCGCTGGTCGGCCGGCATTTACCAAGGTCGATGAAAAGCGTTGGCGTAGTCTGGAAAAAGATTCAGACTTTTTGCAACAGATTGATTTTACCGAGCTTCCGAAAGGTGCCTATGTCAACGATTTCGATTTTGATTTTTTAAAATTCAAACTGCCTCCCAAAGACAATCCCTATCTGATACGACGTGATTTGTTATTACTTGATGTGGCCGCCCAGGCGCTGGAAACGGCACAAATCGACGTTGGCCAGGAACCGCGAACAGCGGTCATCGTCAACTGCGCTCATGATTTTTCCGACTGCCATTTCATGGGTGTGGAAGAAAACCGGGCAGATCTTCTCCATGCGCTGGACCAGGGAACACCACCACTGACCGAAGCCCAAAAAAAAGAGTTGCTGCAGGTACTCCGAGAGATTGAACTTGATCGTGAAACACCCAACACGGTACCGGGCATCATCCCCAATATCAGGGCCAACCGCATCTCCTCTCATTGGAAGTTTCAAGGCCCGTCTTTCATCGTCATAGACCGCGAAAACGGTTTTACCAGAGCCCTTGAGTTAGCACGCTTTCTATTGAGTGAAAAGTCAATGGATGCCGTGGTCATCGGTTCTGTGGACTTTGCCGGTGAACTCGAACACCTCTACGTACAAAAAGCGAAAGGCAATTTGCCGCGCATGTTAACCACCGGTATTGGTGAAGGTGCCACAGCAGTGGTACTAAGACGACCAGAAGATGCCATAAAACGCGGCGATAAAATCTATGCGTTTATTGATGGCATGGCAACCACATCCGGAAGCCGCTTGTCAGATAACCATAGCGCCGAACAGGCTACTGAAGAGTGCCTGCAACAGGCCATCTCGGAAGCGGGTATCTGCAAAGGGGAAATTGGTTACCTGGAAGCACCATTGCACTACTCACTCGAGGTTGCAAAACAGGTTGAACAGCACTATGCGACACGACACCCGGAACTGATCTCCCCGACCGATTTTGAGACTGGCAGTCTCGATCAGATCACCGGTTACACGTTTACGTTATCGATGCCGCTGGCATTGATCAAAAATGCCTTGCAGCTGTTTTATCGGGTTAAATTCCCGGCCGATAGCACGACGACCCTCAGGCCCTGGATGCCTGGTGGACAAAAACGGGTTGCCGCAATGAGTGCATTTCGTGACGATGGCAACATGTCGCATCTGTTACTGTCGGAAGCACCGGTGACAACTTCCAGCTGTCAAAACCGACAGGGCAATTTCAACCGCTATTTACTGACGGTCACCGGGACCGATGAACAGACCATCACTAACGGGCTGATGCAACTGCATCAACAGTTGTCTGATACCAAAACCATTCCTGCTTACGGCGAGCCGGAAAGGCAACGGCTGACTCGGGAAATGGCTTTGAAAAATACCGTCATCGCAGTTTTATGCGGCAACAGCTATCAGCAGTTTATCTCTGAAATTGAACAGCTCAAAGCCCGGCTGCCGGTTATTTTCCAAACCCGCCAGGACTGGCAATCCAAAGCTGGCAGCTACTTTTCTCCCACGCCATTTGGTGCTGAAGTTAAAAGTGCCTGGATGAGCCCTCCCGGACGGATGATCAATCATCAGTTCAGTTGCGACTTGTTGTACCATTTTCCGTTTTTACGAAAAATCAGCGAGGCCACTGCCGAATTGCTGGACACGGAATCCGGCGACAAAACCCAGTTCACCCGATCAGTACTGAACAGCTCTTTCAGAGATTATTTCTTTGAGTTTGAGTTATCGAAAATGACCGTTTCGGTTCTGAAGTCCATGTCTTTGAAACCCGATCTCGTCATTGGTGCCAGCGTCGGCGAACTGGTGCTGCCAAATGCCCTGGATGGCTTTGTAGTCGACTCGCCCAAGTCATCAATCCTGATTGATGAGCTGCCCTTTCTGTCACAGCTCGACAGTTATACCCACATGCTGAAACAGTCGTCGAGCCTGGAGCGGTACTTCCACGAACCGATTACCAAGTGGGAAAGCTGGTATGTGAAAGCGCCGCTCGAACAGGTACAGGCACAGGTTGATCAGCATCGCAAAGTATTTATCAGCATCATCGGCTCACCGAACGATGTCATCATTGCCGGTGAAAGCGCAGGTTGTCAGCAGGTGATCGAAACGATCGATGGCTTTGCTTTACCACTGGATGAAGATGCCTTCGTTCATACCCCGGTGGCGGAACAATTCCGGGATCAGATTCTGGCGATGGAATCTGACTCAAACATCAAGGTCAACCCCGACAATGGTTTTAACATTTACAACAGTTTTGATGGTCAGCCCCTGGGCCCGGAGCCTGCGGATTTTCAACACTATTTTGCCAACATCCTGACCCGACGGGTGGATTTCAGACAAGTTACAGAAAATGCCTATCAAAACGGTGCCCGTATTTTCATAAACGTCGGTACCAATGAATTGTGCGCCCGTTGGGCCAATGAAACACTGAAAGATAAAAATGCACTGGTGCTTTCATTTACCGTTAATAACGAGCCCCTTGAACAATCTTTGTTCAAAATGGCAGCGGCGCTGATCTCGCACAAACAACCCATTAATTTCGGGGAATTCTTTGCCGATACTCCCGTGACTCATCAGGCAACCTTGATACGCAGAATCACAACCGGCCTGCCACCGTATGGCAAAGCGTTCTGGTCACCCGAAAACCGTCAGCGTATTTTGAATGCCGGCGCATCTTTGTCTTCCGCCACAAGTTCCTCAGCCCCCTTACCTTCGCCGGTTGAATCCCAACCGGTTCGAGAAAAACCTCGCACCGGCAATCCAATACCACCCGTTAGCCGGCCAACAAAATCGCAGCCTTCTCCCGAGGTAGTACTTGAGAGCAGCTTGCCCACACTCGGTAACTCCAACGCGCTGACGCGATTTATCTCTACTGCATTGCGACAGAATGCAGAAGCCAGTCTGCTGTACCAACAGTCGGAAGCCAATCTGCTGGCGGCCTTCAAACAGGCGTTACTTCATGAGCCATCTGCCGCTCCGGCCAGCGAAACTCCGCAGTTTTATTTGTGGAACTATGAGCAGATTGTCGAGATGACTGATGGCAGGATGTCAAATGTACTCGGCCCGTTATATGAACCGGTGGATGCTTACCCGGTACGGGCGCGCATGCCATCACCACCGTTTTTGTTTGTCACACGGGTGCTAAATACCAATGTGGAATTTGGTCGCTATCAGCCCTGCCAGATTGAGTTTGAGTTTGATCTGAACCATGACAACCTGTTTCGTATCGGTGATGAAATAGCGTCCATTGTGTTTACGGAATCCGGTCAGATCGGCATTTTTCTGGTTGGACTGATTGGCATAGACATCACCTCAAACGGCAAATTGCGTTATCGGGTTGCGGATACCCTCACCACGTTCATTGATCACCCTCCCAGGATCGGTGAAACCATGCGCGGTGTTTATAAAATTACTTCGTTTGCCCGTAATGGCGACACCACGCTGCTGTTTTCGGATTTTGACTGTTACCATGAGAACAGACTGTTCCTGAGCGTCAAGTCTGTCGGTGGTTTCTTCACTAAAGAGGACATAGAGAACTCCAAGGGTATCGCTTCCCCCAGACAACACAGCCCCGGAACCAGACCAAAACACGCGGCACTGCCTTGCCATAACTGTGAAAAATCAGCATTCACGACAGAAGATATGACGCACTTCTACACCGGTGACCTGGTCCGCTGTTTCGGCAATACGTATTTCTCTATACCCGCGTTCAGTCAGGCGCTACCTGACCCGGCAACCTGGATGCTGGATCGGATTCTTAGCAGTCGCTTTGAAGGCGGTCAGTACGATCTTGGCGAAATCATTGCCGAAAAAGATCTATCCACAGATCACTGGGCCTTTGATGCCCATTTCAAAAATGATTCTGTTTTCCCAGGCAGTATGATGATTCTGGGTATTAACCAATTGTTTTTATTTCTCGCAATTCACTCAGGACTTTATCCCAAATACCAGCATCGGAAGCTTCGGACGGTCTACCATCAGGAAGTGAAAACATCTTTCAGAGGACAGATCAAACGCATGCCTTCCACCATAAAATACCATATGCATATTAAGGATATTAAAGATAATGACGGCTTCACCCTGACGGTGGACACCGACATCATCTGCAACGGGAAAATCATTTTGCGAGCTGAAAACTACACCTTAACTACCGGCCAACGTGAGTAA